A genomic region of Manihot esculenta cultivar AM560-2 chromosome 15, M.esculenta_v8, whole genome shotgun sequence contains the following coding sequences:
- the LOC110607914 gene encoding ankyrin repeat domain-containing protein EMB506, chloroplastic produces MLVTGVTISPSNYLLPQFSAAVNFAAPSLSSATPSLSFATNLIEKSNTLRTGRFDFSASKKRSKVCTYVLESNWASASATFRGVWEDPHDGSDSDYDEEDEEGEENDMHYESDWEEQTNTSRTSTVDNSTENNYEEDLLKEVEQLLGLEERAILQQNATYNLDKISTAKWKPLQTLALSGQIHSMDKLLEDGLGIDSIDKDGLTALHKAIIGKKESVISHLLRKGASPHIRDPDGASPLHYAVQIGAMQTVKLLIKYNVDVNVADNEGWTALHVAVQSRNRDIVKVLLVNGADKNRRNKDGMTPLDLCLCYGKDFKSYDLAKLVKIVPVNRDL; encoded by the exons ATGTTGGTGACTGGAGTTACCATTTCTCCTTCGAATTATCTGCTTCCTCAATTTTCAGCTGCTGTGAATTTTGCTGCCCCAAGTTTATCTTCTGCTACCCCAAGTTTATCTTTTGCTACCAATCTCATTGAAAAATCAAACACCCTTAGAACTGGAAGATTTGACTTCTCTGCATCTAAGAAACGCTCGAAGGTTTGTACTTATGTGCTTGAGTCAAATTGGGCCTCAGCCTCAGCAACATTCCGCGGAGTTTGGGAAGATCCTCATGATGGCAGTGACAGTGATTAtgatgaagaagatgaagaagggGAAGAAAATGACATGCATTATGAGAGTGATTGGGAAGAACAAACAAATACATCTCGTACTAGCACAGTTGATAATTCCACAGAGAATAATTATGAGGAGGATCTTTTGAAAG AGGTTGAGCAGCTCCTAGGGCTAGAAGAAAGAGCAATTTTACAACAGAATGCAACTTATAATCTGGACAAGATTTCAACA GCAAAATGGAAGCCACTCCAGACCCTTGCACTATCAGGACAAATACACTCTATGGACAAGCTATTAGAAGATGGACTTGGCATTGATAGCATTGATAAG GATGGTCTCACCGCCCTGCATAAAGCAATTATCGGTAAAAAGGAATCTGTAATTAGTCATCTTTTAAGAAAAGGTGCTAGCCCTCATATCAGGGATCCG GATGGTGCTAGTCCTCTGCACTATGCAGTTCAAATTGGTGCTATGCAAACTgtgaaattattgataaaatacaATGTTGATGTCAATGTTGCAGATAAT GAAGGTTGGACTGCATTGCACGTTGCAGTGCAAAGTAGAAACAGAGATATAGTTAAGGTTTTGTTAGTGAATGGAGCAGATAAGAACAGGCGAAATAAG GATGGAATGACACCCCTGGATCTTTGCTTGTGTTATGGCAAGGACTTCAAGTCGTATGACCTTGctaagttagtgaagattgtacCAGTTAACAGAGATCTTTGA